One Leopardus geoffroyi isolate Oge1 chromosome B1, O.geoffroyi_Oge1_pat1.0, whole genome shotgun sequence DNA window includes the following coding sequences:
- the WDR1 gene encoding WD repeat-containing protein 1 yields MPYEIKKVFASLPQVERGVSKIIGGDPKGNNFLYTNGKCVILRNIDNPAVADIYTEHAHQVVVAKYAPSGFYIASGDVSGKLRIWDTTQKEHLLKYEYQPFAGKIKDIAWTEDSKRIAVVGEGREKFGAVFLWDSGSSVGEITGHNKVINSVDIKQSRPYRLATGSDDNCAAFFEGPPFKFKFTIGDHSRFVNCVRFSPDGNRFATASADGQIYIYDGKTGEKVCALGGNKAHDGGIYAISWSPDGTHLLSASGDKTSKIWDVNVNSVVSTFTMGSTVLDQQLGCLWQKDHLLSVSLSGYINYLDRNNPSKPLRVIKGHSKSIQCLTVHKNGGKSYIYSGSHDGHINYWDSETGENDSFAGKGHTNQVSRMTVDESGQLVSCSMDDTVRYTNLTLRDYSGQGVVKLDVQPKCVAVGPGGYTVVVCIGQIVLLKDQKTCFSIDDPGYEPEVVAVHPSGETVAVGGADGNVRLYSILGTTLKDEGKLLEAKGPVTDVAYSHDGAFLAVCDASKVVTVFSVADGYSENNVFYGHHAKIVCLAWSPDNEHFASGGMDMMVYVWTLSDPETRVKIQDAHRLHHVSSLAWLDERTLVTTSHDASVKEWTITY; encoded by the exons ATGCCGTACGAGATCA AGAAGGTGTTCGCCAGCCTCCCCCAGGTGGAGAGGGGCGTCTCTAAAATCATCGGCGGCGACCCCAAGGGCAACAATTTTCTTTACACCAATGGGAAGTGCGTCATTTTAAGAAACATCGAC AACCCAGCCGTTGCTGACATCTACACGGAGCATGCCCATCAGGTGGTGGTGGCCAAGTACGCGCCCAGCGGGTTCTACATCGCCTCTGGAG ATGTATCTGGGAAGCTGAGGATCTGGGATACCACGCAGAAGGAGCACCTCTTAAAGTATGAGTATCAGCCTTTTGCTGGAAAGATCAAGGACATTGCTTGGACGGAAGACAGTAAGAGGATCGCAGTGGtcggggaaggaagggagaa GTTTGGAGCCGTCTTCCTATGGGACAGTGGCTCTTCCGTGGGCGAGATCACGGGACACAACAAAGTCATCAACAGCGTGGACATCAAGCAGAGCAGACCGTACCGGTTGGCAACGGGCAGTGATGATAACTGTGCCGCGTTCTTTGAGGGGCCACCGTTCAAGTTCAAGTTCACAATCGGG GACCACAGCCGCTTTGTCAACTGTGTGCGATTCTCTCCTGACGGGAACAGGTTTGCCACAGCCAGCGCGGATGGCCAG ATCTACATCTATGACGGAAAGAcgggagagaaagtgtgtgccCTGGGAGGAAACAAGGCTCATGATGGAGGCATTTACGCC ATCAGTTGGAGTCCTGACGGCACCCACTTGCTTTCTGCCTCCGGAGACAAAACCTCTAAGATTTGGGACGTCAACGTGAACTCTGTCGTCAGCACGTTTACGATGGGCTCCACCGTCCTGGACCAGCAGCTGGGCTGCTTGTGGCAGAAGGACCACCTGCTCAGCGTCTCCCTGTCCGGGTACATCAATTACCTGGACAGAAACAACCCCAGCAAGCCCCTGCGGGTCATCAAG GGTCACAGCAAGTCGATCCAGTGTCTGACGGTGCACAAAAACGGAGGCAAGTCCTACATCTACTCCGGGAGCCACGATGGACACATTA ATTACTGGGATTCAGAGACAGGGGAGAACGACTCCTTCGCCGGCAAGGGCCACACGAACCAGGTGTCCAGGATGACCGTGGACGAGTCTGGGCAGCTGGTGAGCTGCAGCATGGACGATACAGTGCGGTACACCAACCTCACGCTGAGAGACTACAG CGGGCAGGGGGTTGTGAAGCTGGACGTCCAACCCAAGTGCGTGGCTGTGGGCCCCGGAGGCTACACCGTGGTCGTGTGCATCGGGCAG ATCGTCCTGCTCAAAGATCAGAAGACATGCTTCAGCATCGACGACCCTGGCTACGAGCCCGAAGTCGTGGCGGTGCACCCCAGCGGTGAGACGGTGGCTGTCGGGGGCGCG GATGGGAATGTCCGCCTGTACTCCATCCTGGGCACCACACTGAAGGACGAGGGCAAGCTCCTGGAGGCCAAGGGCCCTGTGACCGATGTGGCATACTCCCACGATGGCGCCTTCCTCGCCGTGTGCGACGCCAGCAAAGTGGTCACGGTCTTCAGCGTCGCTGATGGTTACTCG GAGAACAACGTCTTTTACGGACACCATGCAAAGATCGTCTGCCTGGCCTGGTCCCCAGACAACGAACACTTTGCGTCCGGCGGCATGGACATGATGGTGTACGTCTGGACCCTGAGTGATCCCGAGACCAGGGTCAAGATCCAAG ATGCGCACCGGCTCCACCACGTCAGCAGCCTGGCCTGGCTGGACGAGCGCACGCTGGTCACCACCTCCCACGACGCCTCTGTCAAAGAGTGGACAATCACCTACTGA